From Streptomyces griseorubiginosus, one genomic window encodes:
- a CDS encoding L,D-transpeptidase family protein: protein MRGGGVRRTAVTTTASAALLLLLGGCGGPDRVPAHTGTPDTKAAAEPADRPTRIPGVDDRLQPRVPGVGTRLQRRVPADSRQVLAVYGDGRNSADATVVLYAKRGSGWDRVRGWPAHNGRKGWTTDHHEGDRRSPVGVFTLSDAGGVLPDPGARLPYTRSAAIAAPRWWPRSYWHDFDYVIAIDYNRVEGTPPNDQTRPGGYSKGGGIWLHMDHGSGTSACVSVSKEAMRYLLRTLDPDRHPVVVMGDRADLSA from the coding sequence ATGCGAGGCGGAGGCGTACGGCGGACCGCGGTGACGACCACGGCGTCGGCAGCGCTGCTGCTCCTCCTGGGAGGATGCGGCGGCCCGGACCGGGTTCCGGCACACACCGGCACCCCCGACACCAAGGCGGCCGCCGAACCCGCGGACCGACCGACCCGTATCCCCGGCGTGGATGACCGTCTCCAACCCCGTGTCCCCGGCGTCGGCACCCGCCTCCAACGCCGCGTCCCCGCCGACTCCCGCCAGGTCCTCGCGGTCTACGGCGACGGCAGGAACTCCGCGGACGCCACCGTCGTGCTGTACGCCAAGCGCGGCTCCGGCTGGGACCGCGTCCGCGGCTGGCCCGCCCACAACGGCAGGAAAGGCTGGACCACCGACCACCACGAGGGCGACAGGCGCAGCCCCGTCGGGGTGTTCACGCTCAGCGACGCGGGCGGGGTGCTCCCGGACCCCGGCGCGAGACTGCCGTACACGAGGTCCGCCGCGATCGCCGCTCCCCGCTGGTGGCCCAGGTCCTACTGGCACGACTTCGACTACGTCATCGCCATCGACTACAACCGCGTCGAGGGCACCCCGCCCAACGACCAGACGCGGCCCGGGGGTTACTCCAAGGGCGGCGGCATCTGGCTGCACATGGACCACGGCAGCGGTACGTCGGCCTGCGTCAGCGTGTCCAAGGAGGCGATGCGGTATCTGCTGCGCACGCTCGATCCGGACCGGCATCCCGTGGTGGTGATGGGGGACAGGGCGGACCTGTCGGCATAG
- a CDS encoding peptide-N4-asparagine amidase, whose product MKRRIVMSMLAGAAVLASTLLGATPAQPAPRTQPAPRAEQAPHAQPAATPVPAEFGTDWHDPVTAGPPVARPSGRSCQVTVAQAQFRDFTPYTGTYTPPEGCGDRWGKVVLRLEGSVKGRQFDRLGYLHIGGVEIFRTSTPQPSPDGIEWSVEKDVTRYSDTLRGSHDVEMLIGNVVDDTYTGIIDVKVTLTFYAGAPDAKATPDRVLTLADGTLTTPRNSERIVAEVYATGSGGGCEEYWYLTVPSNAPYSCQAEGGPYREVQIKVDGQLAGIAAPFPTVWTGGWSNPFLWYVVPGPRALDIKPIEYDLTPFAGILNDGRPHRVEVSVVGVPAGQSGWSTPVNVLVWQDAKSKHVTGRLTTHRTGVLTNSSTYTPGSEQRVDTEGDHRLTVAGYVDTSHGRVTTTVRRALANTSTHRWGDGENPDALKATWTDDESLTVDGRGPARTTRTLRTYTMDGTTTIGAGDRLRTVLTLGDRAETTVSQAGHRTAWSRLDDTYAGDATYTINVPRDQRHAVGTTSERYRIRGSAGCYDRSLVTVQGVLTEERDDC is encoded by the coding sequence ATGAAGAGACGGATAGTCATGTCCATGCTCGCAGGAGCGGCCGTCCTGGCGAGCACCCTGCTCGGAGCGACGCCCGCTCAGCCGGCGCCCCGTACCCAGCCGGCGCCCCGCGCCGAGCAGGCCCCCCACGCCCAACCCGCCGCCACCCCCGTCCCCGCCGAGTTCGGCACCGACTGGCACGACCCGGTCACCGCCGGCCCGCCCGTCGCCAGACCCTCGGGCAGGTCCTGCCAAGTCACCGTCGCCCAAGCGCAGTTCCGCGATTTCACCCCCTACACGGGCACCTACACCCCGCCCGAGGGCTGCGGCGACCGCTGGGGCAAGGTCGTGCTGCGGCTCGAAGGCAGCGTCAAGGGACGGCAGTTCGACCGGCTCGGGTATCTGCACATCGGCGGGGTCGAGATCTTCCGCACCTCCACCCCGCAGCCCTCACCCGACGGCATCGAGTGGTCCGTCGAGAAGGACGTCACGCGTTACAGCGACACACTCCGCGGCAGCCATGACGTGGAGATGCTCATCGGGAACGTCGTCGACGACACGTACACCGGGATCATCGACGTCAAGGTGACGCTGACGTTCTACGCGGGCGCACCGGACGCCAAGGCGACTCCCGACCGGGTGCTCACCCTCGCCGACGGCACCCTCACCACCCCGCGCAACAGCGAACGCATCGTCGCCGAGGTGTACGCCACCGGCTCCGGCGGCGGCTGCGAGGAGTACTGGTATCTGACGGTGCCGTCGAACGCGCCGTACTCCTGCCAGGCCGAGGGCGGCCCCTACCGCGAGGTCCAGATCAAGGTCGACGGTCAACTCGCGGGCATCGCCGCCCCGTTCCCGACCGTGTGGACCGGCGGCTGGTCCAACCCCTTCCTCTGGTACGTCGTTCCGGGCCCCCGCGCCCTCGACATCAAGCCGATCGAATACGACCTGACGCCCTTCGCCGGGATCCTCAACGACGGGCGCCCGCATCGCGTGGAGGTCTCGGTCGTCGGGGTGCCCGCGGGGCAGTCCGGCTGGAGCACCCCGGTGAACGTCCTCGTCTGGCAGGACGCCAAGAGCAAGCACGTCACCGGACGGCTCACCACGCACCGGACCGGCGTCCTCACCAACTCCTCGACGTACACGCCCGGTTCGGAGCAGCGCGTGGACACCGAGGGCGACCACCGGCTCACCGTTGCCGGGTACGTCGACACCTCGCACGGCCGCGTGACGACCACCGTCCGACGTGCGCTGGCGAACACCTCCACGCATCGCTGGGGCGACGGCGAGAACCCCGACGCGCTCAAGGCCACCTGGACGGACGACGAATCGCTGACCGTCGACGGCCGCGGCCCGGCCCGCACCACCCGCACCCTCCGGACGTACACGATGGACGGCACGACCACCATCGGCGCGGGCGACCGGCTCCGGACCGTGCTGACCCTCGGGGACCGCGCCGAGACCACGGTGAGCCAGGCCGGCCACCGCACCGCGTGGTCCCGGCTCGACGACACCTACGCGGGCGACGCCACGTACACGATCAATGTCCCGCGCGATCAGCGGCACGCCGTCGGTACGACGAGCGAGCGCTACCGGATCCGGGGTTCGGCGGGGTGCTACGACCGCTCACTCGTCACCGTGCAGGGGGTGCTGACGGAGGAACGCGACGACTGCTGA
- a CDS encoding cation:dicarboxylate symporter family transporter translates to MPPSVPSLPRRVARILRTSLFVQVAVALVLGIVVGKLWPGFASDLQPLGDGFTRLIKTIISPLVFCVVVVGIAKAGDLKAFGRIGLKALIWFEVASTLALIIGLVAANVVQPGSGMHVDPATLNSAAVDAKTGGGHLPSTTEFIVNALPTSFIGAFAENSLLQVLILACLVGAALLHLGHTKVPQVLPAIEQAQEIIFAVVGFVMRLAPIAVFGAMAVLIGQYGLGVIETYAKLIVLCYAAAALFIVLLAVALKALTGLSLWRFLRYIREEMLLALGTASTESVMPRVMQKLRKAGARDDAVGLVLPTGYSFNLDGASLYLSIGTLFIAQAVGVDLSLSQQITVVLVLMLTSKGMAGIPGSAFLALSATASSLGAIPAGAVALLLGVDRIMDSMRVVTNLLGNCVAVFAVSRWEGALDIDKAKKVLGGEVVPEAEPEPEPEPAAKESPAEVM, encoded by the coding sequence GTGCCGCCGTCCGTCCCGTCCTTGCCGCGACGCGTCGCACGCATACTGCGTACCTCTCTCTTCGTCCAGGTCGCCGTGGCGCTGGTCCTCGGCATCGTTGTCGGAAAGCTGTGGCCCGGCTTCGCCTCGGACCTCCAGCCGCTCGGCGACGGCTTCACCAGGCTCATCAAGACGATCATCTCGCCGCTCGTGTTCTGCGTGGTCGTCGTCGGCATCGCCAAGGCGGGTGACCTCAAGGCGTTCGGCCGGATCGGACTCAAGGCGCTGATCTGGTTCGAGGTCGCGAGCACGCTCGCGCTGATCATCGGACTGGTCGCCGCCAACGTCGTCCAGCCCGGCTCGGGGATGCACGTCGACCCCGCGACGCTCAACTCCGCGGCCGTGGACGCCAAGACGGGCGGCGGACACCTGCCCTCGACGACCGAGTTCATCGTCAACGCCCTGCCGACCAGTTTCATCGGCGCCTTCGCCGAGAACTCGCTGCTCCAAGTGCTCATCCTGGCCTGTCTGGTGGGCGCCGCGCTGCTGCACCTCGGCCACACCAAGGTCCCGCAGGTGCTGCCCGCCATCGAGCAGGCCCAGGAGATCATCTTCGCGGTCGTCGGTTTCGTGATGCGCCTCGCGCCGATCGCGGTGTTCGGCGCGATGGCCGTCCTGATCGGCCAGTACGGCCTCGGCGTCATCGAGACCTACGCCAAGCTGATCGTCCTGTGCTACGCGGCCGCCGCCCTCTTCATCGTGCTGCTCGCCGTCGCGCTCAAGGCGCTCACCGGGCTCAGCCTGTGGAGGTTCCTGCGCTACATCCGCGAGGAGATGCTGCTCGCGCTCGGCACGGCGTCCACCGAGTCCGTCATGCCGCGCGTGATGCAGAAGCTGCGCAAGGCCGGCGCCCGCGACGACGCGGTGGGCCTGGTGCTGCCGACCGGCTACTCCTTCAACCTCGACGGCGCCTCGCTCTACCTCTCCATCGGCACGCTGTTCATCGCCCAGGCCGTGGGCGTCGACCTCAGCCTGAGCCAGCAGATCACCGTGGTCCTGGTGCTGATGCTGACCAGCAAGGGCATGGCGGGCATCCCCGGCTCGGCCTTCCTCGCCCTGTCCGCCACGGCGTCCTCGCTGGGAGCGATCCCCGCCGGGGCCGTTGCCCTGCTGCTCGGCGTCGACCGCATCATGGACTCGATGCGCGTCGTGACGAACCTCCTCGGCAACTGCGTCGCGGTCTTCGCGGTGTCCCGCTGGGAGGGCGCGCTGGACATCGACAAGGCCAAGAAGGTGCTGGGCGGCGAGGTCGTGCCCGAGGCGGAGCCGGAGCCCGAGCCGGAACCGGCCGCCAAGGAGTCGCCCGCCGAGGTCATGTGA
- a CDS encoding MarR family winged helix-turn-helix transcriptional regulator, which yields MTTPDSDGLLAEQLLRLTRRVFRIQKRLLHERALGVTPAQSRLLRTLAHWDTPPRMADLAERLEVVPRAVTTLVDGLEASGKVRRVPDPANRRVIRIELTDDGVKALQELHAVRRAAAEEILAPLTDEQRRALGGLLDTLVDWQH from the coding sequence ATGACCACGCCAGATTCCGACGGTCTGCTCGCGGAGCAGTTGCTCAGGCTGACGCGCCGGGTGTTCCGCATCCAGAAGCGCCTGCTGCACGAGCGCGCTCTCGGCGTGACTCCGGCCCAGTCCCGGCTGCTGCGCACCCTCGCGCACTGGGACACGCCACCACGGATGGCCGACCTCGCGGAGCGGCTGGAGGTGGTGCCGCGCGCGGTGACCACGCTGGTCGACGGGCTCGAGGCGAGCGGCAAGGTGCGGCGGGTGCCGGATCCGGCCAACCGGCGGGTGATCCGCATCGAGCTGACGGACGACGGGGTGAAGGCCCTTCAGGAACTGCACGCCGTGCGCAGGGCGGCCGCGGAGGAGATCCTCGCTCCGCTGACGGACGAGCAGCGCCGGGCGCTGGGGGGACTGCTGGACACGTTGGTGGACTGGCAGCACTGA
- a CDS encoding ABC transporter ATP-binding protein, with amino-acid sequence MPRDHIDWTPTPGTSTDQPRQVRRILRLFKPYRARLAVVGLLVGASSLVTVATPFLLKETLDVAIPQGRTGLLSLLALGMILSAVLTGVFGVAQTLISTTVGQRVMHDLRTAVYGRLQRMSLAFFTRTRTGEVQSRIANDIGGMQATVTSTATSLVSNLTSVVATIVAMIALDWRLTAVSLLLLPVFVWISRRVGNERKKITTQRQKQMAAMAATVTESLSVSGILLGRTMGRSDSLTRSFADESESLVDLEVRSNMAGRWRMAVIGIVMSAMPAVIYWTAGIALQTGGPDISIGTIVAFVSLQQGLFRPAVSLLSTGVQIQTSLALFQRIFEYLDLPIDITEREDPVHLDRVKGEVRLENVEFRYDAEDDQRGPVLAGIDIDVPAGSSLALVGSTGAGKSTLGYLVPRLYDVTGGRVTLDGVDVRDLDFDTLARAIGVVSQETYLFHASVADNLRFAKPDATDEEIEQAARAAQIHDHIASLPDGYETVVGERGHRFSGGEKQRLAIARTILRDPPVLILDEATSALDTRTEHAVQEAIDALSANRTTLTIAHRLSTVRDADQIVVLDSGRVAERGTHEELLEQDGRYAALVRRDAQLEPTN; translated from the coding sequence ATGCCCCGCGATCACATCGACTGGACCCCCACGCCCGGCACCTCGACCGACCAGCCCCGGCAGGTGCGCCGCATCCTCCGGCTCTTCAAGCCCTACCGCGCCAGGCTCGCCGTCGTCGGTCTGCTGGTCGGCGCCTCCTCCCTGGTCACCGTCGCCACCCCGTTCCTGCTCAAGGAAACGCTGGACGTGGCCATCCCCCAGGGCCGCACCGGACTGCTCAGCCTGCTGGCACTGGGCATGATCCTCAGCGCCGTTCTCACCGGCGTCTTCGGCGTCGCCCAGACCCTCATCTCCACCACGGTCGGCCAGCGCGTCATGCACGACCTGCGCACCGCGGTCTACGGCCGCCTCCAGCGCATGTCGCTCGCCTTCTTCACCCGCACCCGCACCGGCGAGGTGCAGTCCCGCATCGCCAACGACATCGGCGGCATGCAGGCCACCGTCACCTCGACCGCGACCTCGCTGGTCTCCAACCTGACCAGCGTCGTCGCCACGATCGTCGCGATGATCGCCCTCGACTGGCGGCTGACCGCCGTCTCGCTGCTGCTGCTCCCGGTCTTCGTGTGGATCAGCCGCCGGGTCGGCAACGAACGCAAGAAGATCACCACCCAGCGCCAGAAGCAGATGGCCGCGATGGCCGCGACCGTCACCGAGTCGCTCTCCGTCAGCGGCATCCTGCTCGGCCGCACGATGGGCCGCTCCGACTCGCTGACCCGGTCCTTCGCCGACGAGTCCGAGAGTCTGGTGGACCTCGAGGTGCGCTCGAACATGGCGGGCCGCTGGCGCATGGCCGTCATCGGGATCGTCATGTCCGCGATGCCCGCCGTCATCTACTGGACCGCGGGCATCGCCCTCCAGACCGGCGGCCCCGACATCTCCATCGGCACCATCGTCGCCTTCGTCTCGCTCCAGCAGGGACTGTTCCGCCCGGCCGTGAGCCTGCTGTCGACCGGCGTCCAGATCCAGACCTCGCTCGCGCTCTTCCAGCGCATCTTCGAGTACCTCGACCTGCCGATCGACATCACCGAGCGGGAGGACCCGGTCCACCTCGACCGCGTCAAGGGCGAGGTCCGACTGGAGAACGTGGAGTTCCGCTACGACGCCGAGGACGACCAGCGGGGTCCCGTGCTCGCCGGCATCGACATCGACGTCCCCGCCGGCAGCAGCCTCGCGCTCGTCGGCTCGACCGGCGCCGGCAAGTCCACGCTCGGCTACCTCGTCCCGCGGCTCTACGACGTGACCGGCGGCCGGGTCACCCTCGACGGGGTCGACGTCCGCGACCTGGACTTCGACACCCTCGCGCGGGCCATCGGGGTCGTCTCGCAGGAGACGTACCTCTTCCACGCCTCGGTCGCCGACAACCTCCGCTTCGCCAAGCCGGACGCGACCGACGAGGAGATCGAGCAGGCGGCGCGGGCGGCGCAGATCCACGACCACATCGCCTCCCTGCCCGACGGCTACGAGACGGTCGTGGGTGAACGCGGCCACCGCTTCTCGGGCGGCGAGAAGCAGCGCCTCGCCATCGCGCGGACCATTCTGCGGGACCCGCCCGTCCTCATCCTGGACGAGGCGACCAGCGCCCTGGACACCCGGACCGAGCACGCCGTGCAGGAGGCCATCGACGCGCTCTCCGCCAACCGCACCACGCTCACCATCGCGCACCGGCTCTCCACCGTTCGGGATGCCGACCAGATCGTCGTCCTCGACTCCGGCCGGGTGGCCGAGCGCGGCACGCACGAGGAGCTCCTGGAGCAGGACGGGCGGTACGCGGCGCTCGTACGCCGAGATGCCCAACTGGAACCGACAAACTGA
- the mltG gene encoding endolytic transglycosylase MltG — MYQNTPPRSTIRLTRRGRLVLIATGAVVAGTAVAVPLLTLDSGESAKEPTTLLIPEGWRAGQVYDAVDKALAQPPGTAKRSLAKAHLKLPNDAEGNPEGYLFPATYPLERNGRKTTPEALLSFMVDTANKKFNGAPIAAGAQRNAMNVYQAVTIASIVQAEAATKSDMAKVARVIFNRLERGMPLQMDSTINYALNRSTLKTTGADLRIDSPYNSYQRMGLPPTPIDNPGEDAMRAAIAPAAGDWLYFVTVKPGDTRFTASYEEHRRNVAEFNKNQKNAAKAD, encoded by the coding sequence ATGTACCAGAACACTCCGCCACGGAGCACGATCCGACTGACGCGCCGGGGGCGTCTCGTCCTCATTGCGACCGGGGCCGTCGTGGCCGGCACCGCCGTGGCGGTGCCGCTGCTGACGCTCGACAGCGGCGAGAGCGCGAAGGAGCCCACCACCCTGCTCATCCCGGAGGGCTGGCGGGCCGGGCAGGTCTACGACGCCGTCGACAAGGCTCTCGCCCAGCCCCCGGGGACCGCCAAGAGGTCCCTGGCCAAGGCGCACCTCAAGCTGCCGAACGACGCGGAGGGCAACCCGGAGGGCTACCTCTTCCCGGCGACGTACCCGCTGGAGCGCAACGGCAGGAAGACGACGCCCGAGGCGCTGCTCTCGTTCATGGTCGACACCGCCAACAAGAAGTTCAACGGCGCCCCGATCGCGGCCGGCGCCCAGCGCAACGCGATGAACGTCTACCAGGCCGTCACCATCGCGAGCATCGTCCAGGCCGAGGCGGCGACCAAGTCCGACATGGCGAAGGTCGCTCGGGTCATCTTCAACCGGCTGGAGCGCGGGATGCCGCTGCAGATGGACTCCACCATCAACTACGCCCTGAACCGCTCCACGTTGAAGACGACCGGCGCCGACCTGCGGATCGACAGCCCCTACAACTCGTACCAGCGCATGGGCCTGCCGCCGACCCCGATCGACAACCCGGGCGAGGACGCGATGCGCGCCGCGATCGCCCCGGCGGCGGGCGACTGGCTGTACTTCGTCACGGTGAAGCCGGGCGACACCCGCTTCACCGCCAGCTACGAGGAACACCGACGCAACGTGGCCGAGTTCAACAAGAACCAGAAGAACGCGGCCAAGGCGGACTGA
- a CDS encoding NAD(P)-binding domain-containing protein, with the protein MNNTREVEVVVIGAGQAGLSSAYHLRRTGFEPERDFVVLDHSPAPGGAWQFRWPSLTYGKVHGMHALPGMELTDADPERPSSQVIAEYFAAYERAFGLRVRRPVDVRAVCEGVDGRLLVETSDGTWSTRALINATGTWDRPFWPRYPGQETFRGRQLHTAQYPGPEAFAGLRVVVVGGGASGTQHLMELAPFAAATTWVTRREPVFREGPFTEDVGREAVALVEERVRQGLPPKSVVSVTGLPLNDAVRQALADGVLDRQPMFDRITPDGVEWDDGRRVDADIILWATGFRAAIDHLAPLKLREPGGGIRVEGTRAVADPRIHLVGYGPSASTIGANRAGRAAVRDIRRLLADEPVAA; encoded by the coding sequence GTGAACAACACGCGCGAGGTCGAGGTCGTCGTCATAGGTGCTGGTCAGGCGGGTCTGTCCAGCGCCTATCACCTGCGCCGCACCGGATTCGAGCCGGAGCGCGACTTCGTGGTGCTGGACCACTCCCCCGCGCCCGGCGGCGCCTGGCAGTTCCGGTGGCCGTCGCTGACGTACGGCAAGGTGCACGGCATGCACGCGCTGCCGGGCATGGAGCTCACGGACGCCGATCCTGAGCGGCCGTCGTCGCAGGTGATCGCCGAGTACTTCGCCGCGTACGAGCGCGCCTTCGGCCTTCGGGTACGACGCCCTGTCGACGTCCGTGCCGTGTGCGAGGGTGTCGACGGGCGGCTGCTGGTCGAGACCTCCGACGGCACGTGGTCGACGCGGGCGCTGATCAACGCGACCGGCACCTGGGACCGGCCGTTCTGGCCCCGCTATCCGGGCCAGGAGACCTTCCGTGGGCGGCAGTTGCACACCGCGCAGTACCCGGGCCCCGAGGCGTTCGCCGGGCTGCGGGTGGTCGTGGTGGGCGGGGGCGCGTCCGGTACCCAGCACCTCATGGAGCTCGCCCCGTTCGCGGCGGCGACCACGTGGGTGACTCGGCGGGAGCCGGTGTTCCGCGAGGGCCCCTTCACCGAGGACGTCGGCCGGGAGGCCGTGGCGCTCGTCGAGGAGCGGGTGCGCCAGGGGCTGCCGCCGAAGAGCGTGGTGTCGGTGACCGGGCTCCCGCTCAACGACGCCGTACGGCAGGCCCTCGCGGACGGCGTCCTGGACCGGCAGCCCATGTTCGACCGGATCACCCCGGACGGCGTGGAGTGGGACGACGGGCGGCGCGTCGACGCCGACATCATCCTGTGGGCGACCGGCTTCCGGGCCGCCATCGACCACCTGGCCCCGCTGAAGCTGCGCGAGCCCGGCGGTGGCATCCGGGTCGAGGGCACCCGCGCGGTCGCCGATCCCCGGATCCATCTCGTCGGCTACGGCCCCTCGGCGAGCACCATCGGCGCCAACCGCGCGGGCCGTGCCGCCGTACGGGACATCAGGCGACTTCTGGCCGACGAGCCGGTGGCCGCCTGA
- a CDS encoding LLM class flavin-dependent oxidoreductase: MTVRLHWFLPTGGDGRTLVDRHAYGPNNTGSQHAGQVRGIRPPDLEYLAQIAKAAEHLGFEAMLTPTGTWCEDAWLTTMALAQHTERLKFLVAFRPGLISPTLAAQMTSTYQRLTGGRLLLNVVTGGDSAEQRRFGDRLDHDRRYARTDEFLSVVRGVWQGQPYDFEGVHYQVEGGLTALPPDPLPQVFFGGSSPAAGPVAARHADVYLTWGEPPAQVKEKIDWIRSLAVREGREVRFGIRLHTISRDSSAEAWATANRLLDDLDPDTIAAAQAALGRSESVGQQRMLALHGGSRAELEIHPNLWAGVGLVRGGAGTALVGSHAEVADLIEEYHALGVEHFVLSGYPHLEEAYWFGEGVIPELTARGLVEGGGRTGAPILVAGGR, translated from the coding sequence ATGACCGTACGACTGCACTGGTTCCTGCCCACCGGCGGTGACGGGCGCACCCTCGTGGACCGGCACGCCTACGGCCCGAACAACACCGGCTCCCAGCACGCCGGACAGGTGCGGGGGATCCGCCCGCCGGACCTCGAGTACCTCGCGCAGATCGCCAAGGCCGCCGAGCACCTGGGCTTCGAGGCGATGCTCACCCCGACCGGCACCTGGTGCGAGGACGCCTGGCTGACCACCATGGCCCTGGCCCAGCACACCGAACGGCTGAAGTTCCTGGTGGCGTTCCGGCCGGGGCTGATCTCGCCGACGCTGGCCGCGCAGATGACGTCGACCTACCAACGCCTCACCGGGGGACGGCTGTTGCTCAACGTCGTCACCGGCGGCGACTCGGCCGAGCAACGGCGTTTCGGGGACCGGCTCGACCACGACCGGCGCTACGCCCGTACCGATGAGTTCCTGTCGGTGGTCAGGGGGGTGTGGCAGGGACAGCCGTACGACTTCGAAGGCGTCCACTACCAGGTCGAGGGCGGGCTGACCGCGCTGCCGCCGGACCCGTTGCCGCAGGTGTTCTTCGGCGGGTCCTCCCCGGCGGCCGGGCCGGTCGCGGCGCGGCACGCGGATGTGTATCTGACCTGGGGCGAGCCGCCCGCACAGGTCAAGGAGAAGATCGACTGGATCCGCTCGCTGGCCGTGCGGGAGGGGCGTGAGGTCCGTTTCGGGATCCGGCTGCACACGATCTCGCGCGACTCCTCGGCCGAGGCCTGGGCGACCGCGAACCGGCTGCTCGACGACCTCGACCCGGACACGATCGCGGCGGCGCAGGCGGCTCTGGGGCGCAGCGAGTCGGTGGGGCAGCAGCGGATGCTGGCCCTGCACGGCGGCTCCCGCGCCGAGTTGGAGATCCACCCGAACCTGTGGGCGGGCGTCGGGCTCGTCCGGGGCGGGGCCGGGACGGCGCTCGTCGGCAGCCACGCCGAGGTCGCCGATCTGATCGAGGAGTACCACGCGCTGGGCGTCGAGCACTTCGTGCTCTCCGGATATCCGCATCTGGAGGAGGCGTACTGGTTCGGCGAGGGCGTGATCCCGGAGCTGACGGCGCGCGGGCTGGTCGAGGGGGGTGGGCGGACCGGGGCGCCGATCCTGGTGGCCGGCGGACGCTGA